From one Musa acuminata AAA Group cultivar baxijiao chromosome BXJ2-6, Cavendish_Baxijiao_AAA, whole genome shotgun sequence genomic stretch:
- the LOC135615254 gene encoding leucine-rich repeat receptor-like serine/threonine-protein kinase BAM3 → MLLTIILGFSLVLLRPPPILLYPPPPLPHKPRSMASSAPPALLFLSSLLLHLASASSTGLLSLSLRKQASILLSIKRSFHHSQCLLPSWNSSAHAALCAWDGVRCDDSNHLVLALDVANSNFSGSLSPAIAELKGLASLSVAGNSLSGPFPHAISELPRLRYLNISNNQFNGTLNWSFSDTAELEVLDAYDNDFSGPLPVGLPRLTKLRHLDLGGNYFSGAIPFAYGGFSAITYLSLAGNDLGGFIPPELGNVTTLKQLYLGYYNEFDGGVPAEIGNLIGLLHLDLSSCGLEGEIPPELGNLKNLDTLFLQTNQLTGAIPFQLGNLSSLRYLDISNNALTGEIPKEFSKLHQLTLLHVFMNRLHSEIPGFVAELPSLEVLKLWQNNFTGSIPAALGRNGRLRELDLSTNKLTGLIPPSLCFGKKLEILILLNNFLFGPLPDDLGDCMTLSRVRMGQNYLTGSIPRGFLYLPELSLLELQNNYLTGVVAEEPAQKPAKLGLLNLSNNRLTGPLPSSIGNFSSLQILLLGGNEFAGEIPSQLGLLKQVLKVDMSRNNFSGRIPPEIGDCSSLTYLDLSHNQLAGPIPARISQVRILSYLNLSWNLLSQRIPQEMASMKSLTSADFSHNDLSGKIPETGQFAYLNASSFLANPQLCGSASNPCSSSSSPRIERGEHHGVKSQLPGRFRLLFALGLLTCSLVFSITVVIKTQSMMKRGFSDSWKLTAFQKLEFACDDVVECLKENCIIGRGGAGVVYRGTTPSGDGIAVKRLLGINKGSTHDNGLSAEIQTLGKIRHRNIVRLLAFCSDKETNLLVYEYMHNGSLGEVLHGKRGGYLSWEMRHRIATGAAKGLSYLHHDCSPPILHRDVKSNNILLDLDFEAHVADFGLAKYLQDTGASESMSAIAGSYGYIAPEYAYTLKVDEKSDVYSYGVVLLELITGKKPVGDFGEEGLDIVQWARMNTSWNKEGVVEIMDPRLIDVPMEEAMQVFFVAMLCVQEHSVERPNMREVVLMLEQAKQSH, encoded by the exons ATGCTACTCACCATCATCCTTGGATTCTCTCTCGTCCTCCTCCGCCCTCCCCCCATCTTATTATATCCACCTCCTCCTCTGCCTCATAAGCCTCGCTCCATGGCTTCTTCCGCCCCACCAGCCTTGCTCTTCCTCTCCTCTCTCCTGCTCCACCTCGCCTCTGCTTCCTCCACCGGCCTCCTCAGCCTCTCCCTGAGAAAGCAAGCTTCCATCTTGCTCTCCATCAAGCGCTCTTTCCACCACTCCCAGTGTTTACTCCCCAGCTGGAACTCATCAGCCCATGCAGCTCTCTGCGCATGGGATGGTGTGCGGTGTGACGACTCCAATCACCTAGTCCTCGCGCTCGACGTGGCCAACTCTAACTTCTCCGGCTCCCTCTCCCCTGCGATCGCCGAGCTGAAGGGCCTCGCTTCCCTCTCCGTCGCCGGAAACAGCCTCTCCGGTCCGTTTCCGCACGCTATCAGTGAGCTCCCCCGCCTCAGGTACCTCAACATCTCCAACAACCAGTTCAACGGCACCTTGAACTGGAGCTTCTCCGACACGGCGGAGCTGGAAGTCTTGGATGCCTACGACAATGACTTCTCCGGGCCGCTTCCTGTTGGCCTCCCGAGGCTGACCAAGCTCCGGCATCTGGACCTCGGCGGGAATTACTTCTCCGGTGCGATCCCGTTCGCCTATGGAGGCTTCAGTGCCATCACCTACCTCTCGCTCGCGGGGAACGATCTCGGCGGCTTCATACCTCCTGAGCTGGGCAATGTCACCACTCTGAAGCAGCTCTACTTGGGTTACTACAACGAGTTCGACGGCGGCGTCCCGGCCGAGATCGGCAATTTGATCGGTCTGCTCCATCTCGACCTCTCCAGCTGTGGCTTGGAGGGGGAGATCCCGCCGGAGCTGGGGAATCTGAAGAACCTGGACACTCTCTTCCTGCAGACGAATCAGCTCACCGGTGCAATCCCTTTCCAGCTTGGCAACCTCAGCAGCTTGAGATACCTCGACATCTCCAACAACGCACTCACCGGCGAGATCCCCAAGGAGTTCTCCAAGCTCCATCAACTCACCTTACTGCACGTGTTCATGAACCGGCTTCACAGCGAGATTCCAGGGTTCGTGGCGGAGCTGCCCAGTCTGGAGGTCCTGAAGCTGTGGCAGAACAACTTCACCGGATCGATCCCAGCCGCGCTGGGTCGAAATGGGAGGCTTCGCGAGCTCGATCTCTCTACCAACAAGCTCACCGGGCTGATCCCGCCATCTCTCTGCTTCGGCAAGAAGCTGGAGATACTGATTCTGCTCAACAACTTCCTCTTCGGCCCATTGCCGGACGACCTCGGTGACTGCATGACGCTCTCCAGGGTCCGCATGGGGCAGAACTACTTGACCGGATCGATTCCTCGGGGCTTCCTCTATCTGCCGGAGCTGTCTCTGCTGGAGCTGCAGAACAATTACCTCACCGGAGTGGTAGCGGAAGAGCCAGCGCAGAAGCCTGCAAAGCTAGGCCTATTGAACCTCTCCAACAACAGGCTCACCGGGCCTCTTCCCTCCTCCATCGGGAACTTCTCGTCGCTGCAGATTCTTCTCCTCGGCGGCAACGAGTTCGCCGGGGAGATACCATCCCAGCTCGGCCTTCTGAAGCAGGTGCTGAAGGTAGACATGAGCAGGAACAACTTCTCCGGCAGAATCCCCCCCGAGATCGGTGACTGCTCCTCACTGACCTACTTGGATTTGAGCCACAACCAGCTCGCCGGACCGATTCCAGCTCGGATATCTCAGGTTCGCATCCTGAGCTACCTCAATCTGTCATGGAATCTCTTGAGCCAGAGGATTCCGCAGGAGATGGCAAGCATGAAGAGTCTCACTTCCGCAGACTTCTCGCACAACGATTTGTCCGGTAAGATACCGGAGACCGGGCAGTTCGCTTATCTCAACGCTTCATCTTTCCTCGCCAACCCTCAGCTATGTGGATCAGCTTCAAATCCATGCAGCTCGTCATCCTCTCCACGGATCGAACGAGGCGAGCATCACGGTGTCAAGTCCCAGCTCCCTGGAAGATTCAGGCTCCTGTTTGCTCTGGGACTCTTAACATGTTCTCTGGTATTTTCCATCACAGTGGTCATCAAGACGCAATCCATGATGAAGAGAGGCTTCTCCGACTCATGGAAGTTGACGGCGTTCCAGAAGCTCGAATTCGCTTGCGACGACGTCGTCGAGTGCCTCAAGGAGAACTGCATCATCGGCAGAGGAGGGGCCGGAGTCGTGTACAGAGGAACGACGCCGAGCGGGGATGGGATCGCAGTGAAGAGACTGCTGGGGATCAATAAAGGTTCTACCCACGACAACGGGTTGTCGGCAGAGATCCAAACGCTGGGCAAGATCAGGCACCGCAACATCGTGCGCCTGCTCGCCTTCTGCTCCGACAAGGAGACGAACCtgctggtgtacgagtacatgcaCAACGGGAGCTTGGGGGAGGTGCTGCACGGGAAGAGAGGAGGGTATCTGAGCTGGGAGATGAGGCACCGGATTGCAACGGGGGCAGCCAAGGGGCTGAGCTACCTCCACCATGACTGCTCTCCTCCCATCCTCCACAGGGACGTCAAGTCCAACAACATCTTGCTCGATCTGGACTTCGAAGCTCACGTTGCAGACTTCGGCCTGGCCAAGTACCTGCAGGACACAGGAGCCTCCGAGAGCATGTCAGCCATTGCTGGTTCTTATGGCTACATTGCTCCAG AGTATGCGTACACTCTCAAGGTGGACGAGAAGAGCGATGTGTATAGCTACGGAGTGGTTCTCCTGGAGCTCATCACCGGCAAAAAGCCGGTGGGCGACTTCGGGGAGGAAGGACTGGATATAGTGCAGTGGGCGAGGATGAACACGAGCTGGAACAAGGAGGGGGTGGTGGAGATCATGGACCCGAGGCTGATCGATGTGCCGATGGAGGAAGCCATGCAGGTGTTCTTCGTCGCCATGCTCTGCGTGCAGGAGCACAGTGTGGAAAGGCCCAACATGAGGGAGGTCGTCCTGATGCTCGAACAAGCAAAGCAATCacactga
- the LOC135615255 gene encoding large ribosomal subunit protein eL43 isoform X2, with translation MTKRTKKAGIVGKYGTRYGASLRKQIKKMEVSQHAKYFCEFCGKYAVKRKAVGIWGCKDCGKVKAGGAYTLNTASAVTVRSTIRRLREQTES, from the exons ATG ACGAAGCGCACCAAGAAGGCTGGAATTGTTGGAAAATATG GTACCAGATATGGTGCCAGTTTGCGCAAGCAAATTAAGAAAATGGAAGTTTCGCAGCATGCAAAGTATTTCTGTGAATTCTGTGGAAAG TATGCTGTGAAAAGAAAAGCAGTTGGGATTTGGGGATGCAAGGATTGTGGGAAGGTGAAGGCGGGTGGTGCTTATACCTTGAA CACTGCCAGTGCTGTTACCGTGAGGAGCACCATTCGCCGGTTGAGGGAGCAGACCGAAAGTTGA
- the LOC135615255 gene encoding large ribosomal subunit protein eL43 isoform X1, translating into MQTKRTKKAGIVGKYGTRYGASLRKQIKKMEVSQHAKYFCEFCGKYAVKRKAVGIWGCKDCGKVKAGGAYTLNTASAVTVRSTIRRLREQTES; encoded by the exons ATGCAGACGAAGCGCACCAAGAAGGCTGGAATTGTTGGAAAATATG GTACCAGATATGGTGCCAGTTTGCGCAAGCAAATTAAGAAAATGGAAGTTTCGCAGCATGCAAAGTATTTCTGTGAATTCTGTGGAAAG TATGCTGTGAAAAGAAAAGCAGTTGGGATTTGGGGATGCAAGGATTGTGGGAAGGTGAAGGCGGGTGGTGCTTATACCTTGAA CACTGCCAGTGCTGTTACCGTGAGGAGCACCATTCGCCGGTTGAGGGAGCAGACCGAAAGTTGA